The nucleotide window CCCGATGCTGCCATTTTCTACGAGGGCCACGGTGTGCGTTGGTTTGACCCTCAAATGAGAGTAGCATTTatcaaaaccatttaaaacacagTGTTTTTTATCCCTTTACATTCCAGAAAGGACtatttttttgattatttatcaCGTAAAGTCCCAATTGAATACACTGATGTTTGCggttatgtgacaaaatgtgaaaaacaaggCTCAGAggataaaaaatactttaacaaGGCACTGGAAATGTGGACAGCAGACGCCGTTAGGGAAGAGCGCGTCAGTAAATAGATTTTTGGTAGATGAAGGAGCTGCGAGCAAATCAAAgagagacaacaaaaaaaagaagacgcAGGCGCCGTGAACAAACCGCCGCTTTAAAAAGGTGGCCCGTGGTCAGGTTATTGAGGGAAGGAAATTGGATTTTCACGAGAGTCAACTCGTGAAAATccaagtgttgttgttttttttttttttaattggttctCGCTAAATTCTGAGAGGTGCTGCGATTCATTAGGCAGACGCCGTAAAGACGCCACTCCTCGCACACGGATGATGCGCGACATCTGCAAAAACCGCCGTTACTCATGTCCGCCGGTGACAAACATATTATTAGACCTCAGTTtgaccagtgtgtgtgtgtggtgggctTTTTAACCTCACACTAACTCGTCTTCTTCATCTCCCCGCCCCGCTGCCTCTTCCTCGCCGTCTGTGCCGTGACTTGCAGGATTCTGTTTACATAGGCCCCGGATTGGAGCGGTTCCCCCCGTCCAGCTGCGTAGACTAAACACGTCTTCCTTATGCGTGTGTGGCGTTTGCTCCACAGCGCGGGTCAAACCCTGCACTAAGAATTACAACTTGGAagttaaagagagagagagagaaagagaaagtgagaggaagaaaaaaaaagtgctgttcAAGGCAAAGTCAAGTAGATAGGACCTCTTGGATTTAATGAGATTTAGTTAGATTTTGGCTATGAGACAGAAAAGGGCAAATGTAAggagctgacaaaaaaaaagaaataaaaaagggggATAGTGGGAAAATACGCCTTGACGTTTTTCCATTGGGTCTTTTTTCCTTTGGCCCTCTTGTTCCCCCCCTCCTGCCTCAGTGTGGTGCCTGACTTCAGACGGCAGGAATCTGATGGAAGTGGAGCAGAGCGGTTCAGGCGCTGCTTTCTCAGCCCTTTCACACGCGCGCCAACATCCTGGGGCTTTACAGGCTTACCTGAATCTTCCGtcctcagcaaaaaaaaaacgaaagaaaaaaaaacacacgtacatcaaaagaaaaggagaagttgCAAGCAAAGAAAGGTTTATCTGCTTTCTGTCTTTTCACTCTGGACATCGGTTCTTCTTGTCTCTTCTTGTCTCTCTCAGTTCCAgccgttcttcttcttcttccattttgttctctctgtgGTATTTGGACAGCTGCGGCCGGCTGTGCGTTACAGAGGTGGCGACCCTGACGTCTTGTTTAATACCTGGCCCCCTCAGCCTAATTGATGGCCAGAGAAAACAGCGCGGGGGGCCTGACACGGCGAGCTGTGTACAGAGCGTGCGTCCGCCTATGAAGAAATACCCCGAGCCTATTTTCATTTAAAGCCAGGGTCTGCCTCTGAGCTCTTCACACACAGCAAACGTGCACAGTTGCTgtactttcatttgtttcctgaaaaaaagatttagcccGCTCCGTTTCACTTGTTAAGCAGCATTAGCGTAAAACCCTTGGTGGATATTTGGTCTATAAAAACATCCATAGTTTCATCCCAGCTGCATGCCAACCGAGACGAGGGGGAAAGGTCCAGCTGAACCGGCCGCTCAGAACCATAGTTGGTGCAATCTAAATGATTACCGATGTTAATTAAGTTAAATCCTGTGACCAATGTGTACTTTGCGTCAGTCTGTCCTGTGAGATCCCAACAAGGTTTAAGGTTTGAATGTAAAGAGAAACGTGAAAAAACGTTGAAGGTTGTCTGAATACCTTTCCTTAAGGCGACCTAGAGACTTATcttatgttttcttcttcttctaggGTACTCTCTGTGTTTGGGTAAGTCCTGTTACTTCCGGTTCAACCATCCTGCGGAGGCCAGCAGAATGAAGAGCATGCTTCCACAGAAGAGCCCCGTGTCGGCTTTAGCCTACAACACAGGTACTCCCGCAGAAGGCCGCCGTTACTGTCCCTGAACCAGAACTAGAGATCCACCCATGCAGGTTTTCCTAAGGCCGTTGATTTTGACCTCAGTCTAGCTCAGGGGCCTGCCACCTTTACGgaccaaagagccattttgcctaaaGCCCGCTTGAATTAAACCCCGTTCAGAGCCGCAagtgttgcctggccttttgaaataAGACGAgttataatttgtgataaagatctactgtggGAAACATGTTGTCGtcgttaaagaaacgcccttttatgTCTGTTTTGAGGTGGTGTAGCCCATACCAGACATGTGCTGCCCATTTTCTTTGGGGGCTGATTCTTCATAACCCGACCCTTGCCAGacggatgtcgctccgcctagctccactcacatacatctgggacaccgccatagtaattgcctttattgaaggctgggccttatcaataATCCTTGCATAttattggataagccacttgtctgtcatctttatcgacgtgctatttcaaccactcacaccgaagctaacccgtgacgctgtaagagcgacgcaggaaaaaacaaaactttttttttttaaatgtgtttgcggctctagtggcacaaacagtgagctgacaggaagagggtggaagacaggcggcaaagtgccgcgggtcagagtcgatcccggaccgaccgcgtcgaggactaaaggcctcctaacatggttagcgctaaccgctaacgcgccccggaaaacaaaacttgccaaatccggccgggagaagggcgaaaacattgtttccaccaacaaaagccttcagagccgttctctgaagttcttttaatgaaacaatattaggtagattgaacaacacggaagaaatggcagcatcaatgttaacgcttgcttcctcgatgcgagccgccattgttgtctaaatcaaaacagtctcacgtcacggtcgcttctccactacttCACATCtttgaaactccagccctgcgtcctgattggctggacaataaaattggttggagaaatcactctctatgagagaggtcccagatggatgtgagtgaagctaggcggagcgacatccgtCTGGCAAGGGTCAGGTTAGATTCTTCAAGCCGATATTGCTTTTTCCTTCTCCATTTCCATAATTAAAAGTGACACAATGAtgacaaatgttacacaagtctcAAAACCAGCGTTTTAAACCGGCTAATTTTAACAATCAGCTTTAGCTTCAGGTAGAGATGTACACCGCCAAAACCTGACCGGAGACTCGTTGGCGAAGGGAGCTGCCGTTCACACTCGGGTGGAGAGTGGAAGCGGCTTGCTGCACagctccaccaccaccacgccTCCGTCATGAAGCTGCCCATGTATGGACACgggctgcatgtgtgtgtgttgaggcTCCAGATCTCACGATGCCTTTCGTTTTCTGCCCCGCCTCCCAACGCTTTGCCGCTGTTTTATTCCcctatttttaaccttttggcTGTAACAGTCCTGGGCACGGCAGCACACACTTTGGTTTTGCTTAAGCGGATCGTCTCTCTTGGTGCGGGCACGCGTGCGCAGAGCGGCTGTGTGCGCTCCTGGGTAAACGCGGCGTTTAAACTCTGGGTGGTCTGAGGTCGTAATGGCTTCTTTTCCACATAAAACCACAGAGGGCTCAGGGAGGATGGGCAGGTTTCCCACAGGCCGCCTCACCTGATGGATCTCCGCCTGGAGGGTTGGGTATCCACGCTGTAGCTTCGCACTAGCGATCACAACTTACCTCTGCTGATGacattaattatatattttgtaaataattcAGCTGAGGAGATAGAGGTAAAACAGAACTCAGACTGTACTGTTGCTGCTTTAAATGAAAGGCCTGTGGAGGGGGCGGGGGCCTCTTCGGGGCACTCCGCAGTACTTTGTGGAGCTTTTCATTGATTAAAGTCCTATTCCAAGTAACTCTACACAAGCTAAACTGTTTGTTTTGGATCAGCTAGCtcgtcctgtgtgtgtgtgtgtgtgtgtgctgcttCCACGCTGCATCCACATGTGTGTGGGAGTCAAAGTATATACTCAGTAACTCCCTTCCAGTGGTGGATTATTTTGGCTCAGCCTGCTCTGCCAAAAGCCTAATTTTTGACTAGCTGTGACTTCAGGTATGCGCACAacgtctccctctctctttgtttctcctttttttttttttattcctgctttCAGCACTTTGTTCCTTATTTTCCCTCAAACGAAGGAAAGGCTTTGTGACCTCTTTTTCCGACTTCTCATCAGTTTCTCATTTCTCAGTGCCCGAACCGCTCTCATAtttgccccccctcccctcccgtCCCCATTTGCTTAGTGCCGATTCTTTCCTAGAAACTGCGCTCACCCTGTCCCGTCTTCGCCTGCAGATTACCTGAAGTTCAGCAGCGACTACGGCCATGCCGTGGGAGGCAGCGGCAGTGCTAGAGGGATGCGGTCCGCCTCTGAGCTCCGGGATTTGATGGACACCCTGCAACGCAAGAAGGTAGCCCTGGAGAACAGCCTGAGGGCCAACGGGAGTGCTAACCCCTCCTATTTCAGCGTCACACAGGTGAGCAGCGCTTCAGCTTCGCCTCATGGTCCGTTGCCCTTACGCTGGATGCTTTTGTAGGCTTCAGGAAGTTTGTTTGGTTACCTTTGCTGTCCGTCTCAGGCTGTATGAAACCAGCATtcactttgttttgatttactaaaaaaaactgtattctTCTTAAAAGTGtctcctttttcccccccagtctCCCCCCACCACGCCCACCCCCAGTCCTACCGCGTCTTCGTCAGCCTATCAGGAACAGGCGAGGCGTTTCTACAGCTCCGATCGTCCGCCCGTTTCCTTCAAACCCGGCTCCCACCTTCCCCCGGGGCGACGCTCGGACCCCCTGGCCTCCTCCCGCGCTCCTGCCGGCCGCGACAGCCGGCGACTGCACAACCCGGCCTCCTCCCCCTTGTTGTCCGCCTGGAACGGCGGCGGTTCTTCCTCCTCCGTTGCCAGCAGCGATaacttcctcctctctctccctccctcctccacaTGCCGGGCGCCGTCGATGGGGGGTGCCGCCAGCATGCCCTCGAGCCCCCGCTTGGGCCGCCGCAGCCACGGGAGCCAAGAGCCGCCGCCCGTCGGCCGGACCAGGAAATACTCGGCCGGGTCGCTGAGCAGCCTCACGACCGGCGGGCACAGCCGCTCGCTGCCGCGCCTGTGTCCTTCGCCGTCTCCTCGGGGCGACGGCAGCGGGCCGCCGCCGTTATCCACGCTCCCTCTGAGGCAGGCGGATACCAACGGGGGCTACAAATTAGGCAAGGAGTCTTACGGCAACAGTCCGCATGCCAACCCTGAATTCAACCACGGCTCCGGGAGCCCGTTCCAGCAAGAGTCCAACAGGAGTCCCAGCCAGAGCAGCAGTCGCTGCGAAGGTGTCGTGTCCATCTCCCTGTCCTCCCCGaaaagctcctcctcctccgcttaTTCCTTCTCACCCACCACCACCCCACCCGACGTGACCATCCCGTCCAAAGCAGGAGGCTCTTCCTCTCCACGCGTGGCCAAAAAGCTCAGCCTGACCTCCACCAGCTCGCTGGGCTCGGTCAGCTCCACAGCTTCCAGCCCCCCCGGAGGGGAGTCCAGCGCCgcccggggcgcgtccgcgggAGCAGAGAGGTGCGTGGGGGAGAACGAGAGGCGGGTCGGAGGCCACCGCGTGGCGGCGGGGTCGGCACTCGGGGAGGCGAGGGCTTCGGCGGGGAAGGCGGGGCCGGATCACGGGACGGGTCTGGGGGAGAGGAGGTCGTCGTTTGGAAAGGCAGGGGTGGCTCCACCCGGGGGGTTCAGGGAAAGAAGGGGGAGCATCAGCTCTCTCAGCGGGAAGGAGGAATTGACGGACTACCACCAGCGGCAAAAAGAGGAGCGCGTTCGTGAGCAGGAGGTGGAGAGACTGGTGAGTTTCACAGCCTGCTCCGCTTCCATGTGTTCCCTGTAAGTGGGGAGGTTTCCTgtctgtgccccccccccccccccccacccctccagcATTTGTTAGAGATGTCTCAGCGAAATCAGTAAAAACCGCCGCCGGTGACCCCCAACCTACGCTCTTCAGCGTGGACCCCCTGTCACCGGGCCTTTGAGAAGAACCGAAGAGCGTTCTTTGCAAACCAGCTGACGGAACCCGCCGATGGGTTCTGTGTTCCTGAAATGTGAACAAAAGGATGGTTCTGATGGACTTCAGAGATCAAGCTAGCGTAGGAATGCCTCCAGAATAGCGTTGTCCTTGGCCTCTAAAACGCACTCTCCCAGGGagcttaaaacacacacacacacacacaaacacacacacacacacacacacaaacacacacacacacggacagaGTGAGGTTCACCACTCAGCAGATGCTTTATGGTAGTCAGCCCACACTAACAGCACTATTCTTAACCTTACGCTtggatggtgtgtgtgtgtgtgttcatgtggGGGTGCATGTTTATGTCAGTCATCTGGAGGTCCGCCCAGAGCGGTCTCAACCGCGGAGCCGCCACACAGCCCATCATTTCGATGTGGGTCAGGGAACCCAAGATTACAGGCTCAGTGTAGCAGGTGGACAAACACGCAAATGCATaacacataataataataagcacaGCCGTAAAGCTGCtgccccacccccccccccccgtctctGTGCGTTCGCCGTTCCTCGCCGTCCTCGAATTGCACCAGCGGGTCTCTTTGGCCCAGAGAAATGGTCTTCGGCGTAAGCAAACACTGTAATGGGAGGCGTTTTGGATGTTTAGCAAAGCAGGTTGAGCTCAAACAATTATTACTCTTTGGTTCTCCTTCCCTGGTGTTTGCTCAGACACAATCTCTCCTTGTCAGCATGACCGGCGCTGCTTGTCGCTGCTGAGTTAATGGGTCAAGAAGTGAGATAAAATTACAGCTTCATAAGTTTCTATTCAAGTCATCCCCTCAGAGAAAAATCCGCCCTTGTTGTGGTAACCTTTCCTGCCATCTAGTGGTCGTTTGTATAAACTGCACCTAGGACCGTGAAGCTCTATTAACATGGCCTTCTGGTGTGGACTGTTGCTGTGGAAATAGTGATTACAGCAGCTTATTCGGTATGAAGTAGCAAAGTAAAACATGAGGTATGTATGAGTACTACTTTAGtacaaaaaaagagataaattaGGATAAACTCAAACGTTAACAAAACTTAAGTGTTCATGGGATTCTTTCTTTACTCTGGCAAGGACCGATCAGCACATACTGGTGATCTGATGACGGGATTGTTCCTAATATTGCATTCGGCTTGTCCCAACGCTGTAAATTGGATGAAGAAGGGCTGGCTGATGAATCGACTTTATCGATTCATTTGAATTTGCAATTCTTAAAggtttcatttttggaaaatcgagatttattttgtttgcccAATGCGCTCTCTTGGGCTTCCGGGAAACTTCACATTCCCAAAAGGGCAAATTGTTTTACACAAAGACGAGGCACtgtaatttccttattttttttaagttaatttcaaGCTGTACAAGTGCAGTGAGGCCTGTTTTTAGACCACTAGCAGCAAAGattttgtgttatattttcattgtttaccaTTTGGTAAATTTTCATGCCttccatttgattttttttatttattttttttatgtttcaaagcTTATAATTAGTTGCACTTTGAGTTCAGGTCAACTTCCAGGTGAGATGCTTTTAAGAGTAGTCAAGAACAATTTCAGCAAtttgttttgtgaaatgaagggttaaaaaaatcaattgatTAATCtgatttggtaaaataaaatgggaGGATTTTATCCAGGCGTAGGATGAAGCCTAACATTATGGGACGAAAACAGCTGCTGAAGTCTCTACTCTCATGTTGTCCACCTGATCTCCGTAATCAGCCTGACTGGGAAAGTTCGTTCTGCGGATGGATTTACGTTCCAGCTTggataaaaaatgtttatgcagaggattctgggggaaaaaaaaaatctccacaaAGTGTGTGCAATGGTGCTTTCACACGGTGAGACGGCTGTCACTCCCATACAcgccaacccccccccccccctcctttgcTTCTAATATTACCTCCACAGGCCTGATGTGTGGCTCACATGCTTCTCCGTCCATGGGTATTAGAGTGAGGGGGGCCGTTTTTGACTCTTCACAGCTTCCGTAGCCCCCCACATATAGCTGCGCTCGGGCAATAGGAACAGTCGGAGGGCAACTCTTGCTGTAGGGAGCCTGACTGAGGAGAAAGAGCGGATAGTAAGAACCAAACAGGGATGCTGCTGGGTTCAGAATAAATGCTGATCTGATCATTTCTGAGATGCTTTCCCAGGTAATCCTGATGCTACCAAAGCAGAGCTGCTGGCATTTGTTGACTGTGTTGAATTGTTAATGCATGTTTAATGTAAAATACCTGTGGGTTCTGTGTCGCTTGCATCTTTTAAACAATCCTATCTTGGGGAAAAAACTTTAACCTTAAACCTTTAATTCAGTAATAGCTTGAAACGTCTTGATTTTCATCATTGAACCGTGTCTGCTTGCCCATTTCAGGAGCGGCAGCGGCTGGAGACCATCCTGTCTCTTTGCTCGGAGCTCGGTCGCGCCGACAGGGACGGAGGGGGGCCGGCGGCGAGCTCGGCGTCGGCCGTGGCGGACCTCCAGAAGATTAACCAGGAGCTCGAGAAGCTCCAAGTGAACGATGACGACGACGAGGACGACGCGCCGTCCGTCTTTTCCGACTCCTCGGCTGTCAACGGGACTCCGGGCAGCGGTCACGTGACCTCCCCGGGGTCAGAGAACGGTTACTTTGACGACGAGCTGCAGGTGCGGCGGAGGCGCTGCAGCGGGCACAGAGACCACCGGGCCGAATCGCCTGCAGTCAGCCTCCGGAGCTTCGCTCCGTCCCCCTCCTCGAGAGCGCTGAGGACATATGAGGTATCAGGCGAATCTTTTCATCACACCAGGGTTGGCTGTCACCGTCACTTTTTAAAGGCTAGATGATGCGTTAAAGAGGCGCGTTGTGCTCACATCACCTTCATCAGcctaatttattatttatggaGTGTTAATGCTTTCTATTGTCTCTGCGGGAAGCACGGCAGTAACAAGGTTGGCTTGTGACGCTGTGCTTGGAAAGTATTGATACCATTGGTATGCACAGATGGAGGATATTTACAGCTCATTTATTAGATTAGAGGAGGCCAAGTGGGACCCTCTGAAATTGGCAGCTGCTGCTTGTGTTAGCGGGTCGGTATCTATAACatgaattcattaaaaaaagcagaatacAAATCTAGCTTTTGATGAGATTGAAAATCCCCGTCAATAAACGTCAATCCTCGTTCTGTTtgatatttaatacatttttattgcctTGTTTCTTTGATTTAATGTTATAAATCAGCGTAGTTTGCtccttttttattaaactcGATTTCGTTTTGCAGTTAATCTTTGTTTACACCAAAGCTCCTTTTTTTTCGAGTTTGTCAAATCGGTGACCGTGTTGGTGTCGCATTTGCCAGTCCGCAGAGGACAGCGCTTCCCGCCTGGCGCGCGACGCGATGCCTCCAGAGGAGGAGGTGAGGcgcgtggaggaggagagaatcCAGGCGCTGAACAACATCGAGGAGCTGGAGCAAAAAGTCAAGGAGCTGGACAACCAAATGGAGGAATCTGCTCGGGAGGTAACCGGCGGCTCGGTCCGTCCTCATTCAATGCTAACCGAGCGTAGTCAGGACAAAGAGGACGTGCTTTCCGCATGAAACCGCAGTACTGGTCTGGTCTCTCCCCTGAAGGTGGAGGTTGAGCGAGCGCTGGTCGAAGCTGAGCAGGAGTCGGAGGCAGCGGCCCTCCAGCGGGAAAAAGATGCTCTGGATGAACTTCACGCCAAGCTGGAAGACCTGGAGGCAAAGTCCcgagaggagaaagaaaaggtaGAGTTCCTCTGTGACGTGACGCCTGACTCTTTGGAGGTTCTGGCAGGTGATGTTGATGCAGAAGCAAATCCAGTTGGCCAGACGCCAGTCATGGAAAAGTTTTCGGTCACTGGGTAGTTGGCGGAACTTCACAATTGGTCTCGCGAATGTATAGGCGGCCCAGAGACTCGCGCGTTCAGGGGTCATGCGAGCAACTGGAAGGTGTTAATCCTTCCCCCTGCTGTCTCCGCTCCAAATATATATCTGCTAATGCTACCCAGAATGCATCAGTCACCGAAGCTATTCCGTCTCGCACGCGCCACCTGGAGGCAGGAAACCGGCAGATGCAGACGCGGACGCCGCACCTCGTACGGTTTCCCTGTCACGCACAGGGAGGCGTCTGCTGATAGAGAAGCTGGTGGAGTTTATATTCCAGCTTTTATATTTACACAGCAGCTGAATTCAGTTCAGCACTCGGAGAGTGGCTCACTGAAAGGGCCCCACAGCTGCAGAGAGAGGGAAAGGCAGAGTGTTTTAAACCCGCAGCTCACCAGTAAAGCCGCCGCACACATTTGGCCCGCTGGTTGTGACGTGTTTATACAAAACGGAGCATTAATGTGCAAGCTAATCCCCCGCTGAACCGCTCCGTATGTCCCTGtctccatcccccccccccccacccccctttacccccaccaccaccatcacctcTCAGTCATTTTCATGCAAGCGGCCTTGACAAAAGGCAGGGTAGCAAATGTGTTGCAATATTTATATTACTCCCCCTCACATACCGCCTCCCCATTCTCTTTAACCAGCTCTCCATTCCTCT belongs to Fundulus heteroclitus isolate FHET01 unplaced genomic scaffold, MU-UCD_Fhet_4.1 scaffold_9.2, whole genome shotgun sequence and includes:
- the phldb2b gene encoding pleckstrin homology-like domain family B member 2 isoform X6, translated to MQGEQNLSDSAVPQIASKRLLREPWIREESEMMFKPESDQVCPPEPKSPPLDLIDTGKGLKVQTATPHLVSLGSGRLSVAITLLPLKEGVTRIGREDAPVPQDVTIQGPGVEAEHCLIFNEGGVVTLDPCGHLCSLDGVQVTVPTPLTQGYSLCLGKSCYFRFNHPAEASRMKSMLPQKSPVSALAYNTDYLKFSSDYGHAVGGSGSARGMRSASELRDLMDTLQRKKVALENSLRANGSANPSYFSVTQSPPTTPTPSPTASSSAYQEQARRFYSSDRPPVSFKPGSHLPPGRRSDPLASSRAPAGRDSRRLHNPASSPLLSAWNGGGSSSSVASSDNFLLSLPPSSTCRAPSMGGAASMPSSPRLGRRSHGSQEPPPVGRTRKYSAGSLSSLTTGGHSRSLPRLCPSPSPRGDGSGPPPLSTLPLRQADTNGGYKLGKESYGNSPHANPEFNHGSGSPFQQESNRSPSQSSSRCEGVVSISLSSPKSSSSSAYSFSPTTTPPDVTIPSKAGGSSSPRVAKKLSLTSTSSLGSVSSTASSPPGGESSAARGASAGAERCVGENERRVGGHRVAAGSALGEARASAGKAGPDHGTGLGERRSSFGKAGVAPPGGFRERRGSISSLSGKEELTDYHQRQKEERVREQEVERLERQRLETILSLCSELGRADRDGGGPAASSASAVADLQKINQELEKLQVNDDDDEDDAPSVFSDSSAVNGTPGSGHVTSPGSENGYFDDELQVRRRRCSGHRDHRAESPAVSLRSFAPSPSSRALRTYESAEDSASRLARDAMPPEEEVRRVEEERIQALNNIEELEQKVKELDNQMEESAREVEVERALVEAEQESEAAALQREKDALDELHAKLEDLEAKSREEKEKACELLQAERDRVEGLAQIVCEQRSQLDSCPEATKEPLQEQLARDCELLEAETKHFEDLEFQQLEKESRQDEEKETRAQELLRDIADYQRSTVTRKERLLALKKQAAQITEQAQRENKSFLKERSNLEGMLHREKESLASLEKKYADLSGGRSVSLREEAASLADVCQSLLCSMHLKNTKHFRLLEERKRSEKDNASHLSDTLPRKRNIPALNTQFACATLGRSYPTKSHQPLMQSTSCGSILPRILSLSAKEAESRHLQKGQCGSRAASQTNVYLEAFGYRDNQAFDTMSVDSSDSIETSISACSPDNVSSASTSNVARLEEMERLLREAQAEKNRLLEYKEQEMEMRKQALDEERRRREDLEKRLQEETSRRQKLIDREVKMREKQRAQSRPLTRYLPVRKDDFDLRAHIESAGHNTDTCFHLSISEKTCRGYLIKMGGKIKTWKKRWFVFDRNRRTLSYYADKHEVKLKGVIYFQAIEEVYYDHLKSAHKSPNPSLTFSVKTHDRVYYMVAPSPEAMRIWMDVIVTGAEGYTQFMV
- the phldb2b gene encoding pleckstrin homology-like domain family B member 2 isoform X7, whose product is MQGEQNLSDSAVPQIASKRLLREPWIREESEMMFKPESDQVCPPEPKSPPLDLIDTGKGLKVQTATPHLVSLGSGRLSVAITLLPLKEGVTRIGREDAPVPQDVTIQGPGVEAEHCLIFNEGGVVTLDPCGHLCSLDGVQVTVPTPLTQGYSLCLGKSCYFRFNHPAEASRMKSMLPQKSPVSALAYNTDYLKFSSDYGHAVGGSGSARGMRSASELRDLMDTLQRKKVALENSLRANGSANPSYFSVTQSPPTTPTPSPTASSSAYQEQARRFYSSDRPPVSFKPGSHLPPGRRSDPLASSRAPAGRDSRRLHNPASSPLLSAWNGGGSSSSVASSDNFLLSLPPSSTCRAPSMGGAASMPSSPRLGRRSHGSQEPPPVGRTRKYSAGSLSSLTTGGHSRSLPRLCPSPSPRGDGSGPPPLSTLPLRQADTNGGYKLGKESYGNSPHANPEFNHGSGSPFQQESNRSPSQSSSRCEGVVSISLSSPKSSSSSAYSFSPTTTPPDVTIPSKAGGSSSPRVAKKLSLTSTSSLGSVSSTASSPPGGESSAARGASAGAERCVGENERRVGGHRVAAGSALGEARASAGKAGPDHGTGLGERRSSFGKAGVAPPGGFRERRGSISSLSGKEELTDYHQRQKEERVREQEVERLERQRLETILSLCSELGRADRDGGGPAASSASAVADLQKINQELEKLQVNDDDDEDDAPSVFSDSSAVNGTPGSGHVTSPGSENGYFDDELQVRRRRCSGHRDHRAESPAVSLRSFAPSPSSRALRTYESAEDSASRLARDAMPPEEEVRRVEEERIQALNNIEELEQKVKELDNQMEESAREVEVERALVEAEQESEAAALQREKDALDELHAKLEDLEAKSREEKEKACELLQAERDRVEGLAQIVCEQRSQLDSCPEATKEPLQEQLARDCELLEAETKHFEDLEFQQLEKESRQDEEKETRAQELLRDIADYQRSTVTRKERLLALKKQAAQITEQAQRENKSFLKERSNLEGMLHREKESLASLEKKYADLSGGRSVSLREHFRLLEERKRSEKDNASHLSDTLPRKRNIPALNTQFACATLGRSYPTKSHQPLMQSTSCGSILPRILSLSAKEAESRHLQKGQCGSRAASQTNVYLEAFGYRDNQAFDTMSVDSSDSIETSISACSPDNVSSASTSNVARLEEMERLLREAQAEKNRLLEYKEQEMEMRKQALDEERRRREDLEKRLQEETSRRQKLIDREVKMREKQRAQSRPLTRYLPVRKDDFDLRAHIESAGHNTDTCFHLSISEKTCRGYLIKMGGKIKTWKKRWFVFDRNRRTLSYYADKHEVKLKGVIYFQAIEEVYYDHLKSAHKSPNPSLTFSVKTHDRVYYMVAPSPEAMRIWMDVIVTGAEGYTQFMV
- the phldb2b gene encoding pleckstrin homology-like domain family B member 1 isoform X8, with the protein product MKSMLPQKSPVSALAYNTDYLKFSSDYGHAVGGSGSARGMRSASELRDLMDTLQRKKVALENSLRANGSANPSYFSVTQSPPTTPTPSPTASSSAYQEQARRFYSSDRPPVSFKPGSHLPPGRRSDPLASSRAPAGRDSRRLHNPASSPLLSAWNGGGSSSSVASSDNFLLSLPPSSTCRAPSMGGAASMPSSPRLGRRSHGSQEPPPVGRTRKYSAGSLSSLTTGGHSRSLPRLCPSPSPRGDGSGPPPLSTLPLRQADTNGGYKLGKESYGNSPHANPEFNHGSGSPFQQESNRSPSQSSSRCEGVVSISLSSPKSSSSSAYSFSPTTTPPDVTIPSKAGGSSSPRVAKKLSLTSTSSLGSVSSTASSPPGGESSAARGASAGAERCVGENERRVGGHRVAAGSALGEARASAGKAGPDHGTGLGERRSSFGKAGVAPPGGFRERRGSISSLSGKEELTDYHQRQKEERVREQEVERLERQRLETILSLCSELGRADRDGGGPAASSASAVADLQKINQELEKLQVNDDDDEDDAPSVFSDSSAVNGTPGSGHVTSPGSENGYFDDELQVRRRRCSGHRDHRAESPAVSLRSFAPSPSSRALRTYESAEDSASRLARDAMPPEEEVRRVEEERIQALNNIEELEQKVKELDNQMEESAREVEVERALVEAEQESEAAALQREKDALDELHAKLEDLEAKSREEKEKACELLQAERDRVEGLAQIVCEQRSQLDSCPEATKEPLQEQLARDCELLEAETKHFEDLEFQQLEKESRQDEEKETRAQELLRDIADYQRSTVTRKERLLALKKQAAQITEQAQRENKSFLKERSNLEGMLHREKESLASLEKKYADLSGGRSVSLREEAASLADVCQSLLCSMHLKNTKGYVTVSEISRLYSQHPNPAPAPARASAPPEPEVNASPEEDGAVPTEDELSQAALPADCRSSSSSSSSSSSSSSSSSSSCHINSRPLPKTPSVHWPENMVTYRDPSPLPDSPPPPLPLKKHHQRHRQHFRLLEERKRSEKDNASHLSDTLPRKRNIPALNTQFACATLGRSYPTKSHQPLMQSTSCGSILPRILSLSAKEAESRHLQKGQCGSRAASQTNVYLEAFGYRDNQAFDTMSVDSSDSIETSISACSPDNVSSASTSNVARLEEMERLLREAQAEKNRLLEYKEQEMEMRKQALDEERRRREDLEKRLQEETSRRQKLIDREVKMREKQRAQSRPLTRYLPVRKDDFDLRAHIESAGHNTDTCFHLSISEKTCRGYLIKMGGKIKTWKKRWFVFDRNRRTLSYYADKHEVKLKGVIYFQAIEEVYYDHLKSAHKSPNPSLTFSVKTHDRVYYMVAPSPEAMRIWMDVIVTGAEGYTQFMV